Proteins from one Thalassophryne amazonica chromosome 20, fThaAma1.1, whole genome shotgun sequence genomic window:
- the rp9 gene encoding retinitis pigmentosa 9 protein, producing the protein MSDRKRTREKKEERRDHKRQKVSKQDLDKLKAQTKKLNQEVQKLKHVETFYEKPPPGFIKEHEEKPEDCIPADPGNEEARNFLAHAPTKGLWMPLGKEVKVMQCWRCKRYGHRTGDRECPFFIKGNQKLEQFRVAHEDPMYDIIRENQRNEKETRIQQLQQLLQDTTSSSSSSSSSSDSDSSSSDRRRSKKRKRRKDKKKKDKKKKKKRKQKHKSAKTSDSSDSD; encoded by the exons ATGTCAGATAGAAAACGAACGAGGGAAAAAAAGGAGGAAAGACGTGACCACAAAAGACAAAAAGTATCCAAACAGGATTTGGATAAACTCAAGGCACAAACGAAAAAACTCAACCAAGAAGTACAAAAACTGAAACACGTCGAGACCTT CTATGAGAAACCTCCACCAGGGTTTATAAAG GAACATGAAGAAAAACCAGAGGACTGTATTCCAGCTGATCCAGGGAATGAAGAAGCCAGGAATTTCCTAGCACATGCACCCACCAAGGGGCTGTGGATGCCCCTGGGGAAGGAGGTGAAGGTGATGCAAT GCTGGAGATGTAAGCGCTACGGCCACAGAACAGGAGACCGGGAGTGTCCATTCTTTATCAAAGGCAACCAGAAACTGGAGCAGTTTCGAGTG gCTCATGAAGACCCAATGTATGATATAATACGAGAAAACCAAAGGAATGAAAAAGAGACCAG GatccagcagctgcagcagctgcttcaggacaccacctcctcctcctcttcttcttcctcctcctccgacTCAGACAGTTCCTCCTCTGATCGCCGCCGCAGCAAAAAGCGGAAGAGGAGGAAGGATAAAAAGAAGaaggacaagaagaagaagaagaaaaggaagcAAAAGCACAAGTCTGCCAAAACCAGTGACTCCTCAGACTCTGATTGA